The following are from one region of the Polaribacter marinaquae genome:
- a CDS encoding 4-hydroxyproline epimerase has product MGKHIFVCIDAHTCGNPVRVVKSGGPILVGNSMSEKRLHFLKEFDWIRKGLMFEPRGHDMMSGSILYPPHNPENDFAILFIETSGCLPMCGHGTIGTITIAIEEGLIQPKIPGKIKMEAPAGLVEIEYQQTNKKVDWVKLTNVKSYLAEENLTVHCPELGEITFDVSYGGNYYAIVDPQKNFSGIQDFTASKIIQYSQVVRDRINVKFPNLFVHPENESIKDVTHMLWTGKPIDEKSDGRNAVFYGDKAIDRSPCGTGTSARLAQLFAKGKLKVGDEFIHESFIGSKFVGCVEKETTLDGKRAIIPSVKGWSKVFGHNIITIDTEDDPYALGFQVI; this is encoded by the coding sequence ATGGGTAAGCATATTTTTGTTTGTATTGATGCTCATACTTGTGGAAACCCAGTAAGAGTTGTAAAAAGTGGAGGTCCAATTTTAGTTGGAAATTCCATGAGTGAAAAACGACTTCATTTTTTAAAAGAATTCGATTGGATAAGAAAAGGTTTAATGTTTGAACCTCGTGGGCATGATATGATGAGTGGTAGCATCTTGTATCCACCACATAATCCAGAAAATGACTTTGCTATTTTATTTATTGAAACTTCTGGTTGTTTGCCTATGTGTGGTCATGGAACCATTGGTACTATTACAATTGCAATTGAAGAAGGTCTAATACAACCCAAAATTCCAGGAAAAATAAAAATGGAAGCGCCTGCAGGTTTAGTAGAAATTGAATATCAACAGACAAATAAAAAAGTAGATTGGGTAAAATTAACCAATGTTAAAAGTTATTTAGCGGAAGAAAATTTAACGGTACATTGCCCAGAATTAGGTGAAATTACTTTTGATGTTTCTTATGGTGGGAATTATTATGCCATAGTAGATCCACAGAAAAATTTTAGCGGGATTCAAGATTTTACAGCTTCAAAAATTATTCAATATTCGCAAGTTGTTAGAGATAGAATTAATGTAAAATTTCCTAATTTGTTTGTGCATCCAGAGAATGAATCTATAAAAGATGTAACGCATATGTTGTGGACAGGAAAACCAATTGATGAAAAATCTGATGGTAGAAATGCAGTTTTTTATGGTGATAAAGCTATAGATAGAAGCCCTTGTGGAACAGGAACTTCAGCAAGATTAGCGCAATTATTTGCCAAAGGAAAATTAAAAGTTGGTGATGAATTTATTCATGAAAGTTTTATAGGAAGTAAATTTGTTGGTTGTGTAGAAAAAGAAACTACTTTAGATGGCAAAAGAGCAATAATACCTAGTGTAAAAGGTTGGTCAAAAGTTTTTGGACACAATATAATTACTATAGATACTGAAGATGACCCTTATGCTTTAGGCTTTCAAGTGATTTAA
- a CDS encoding aldehyde dehydrogenase (NADP(+)) — protein MITGKNYIGNQLSAIGNKTYTTFNPELNEENTTVFTKATSDEINEAVALSSEAFKEFRKVSGERKAAFLNAIADEILTLDDLLIQTYCLETGLPEGRAKGERARTIGQLRSFANLVAEGSWVEATIDTAQPNREPMPKSDIRKMLIPLGPVVVFGASNFPLAYSTAGGDTAAALASGCPVIVKSHPMHAGTGELVASAIIKAAEKTGMPNGVFSNLNSSGIDVGQQLVSHPNVKAVGFTGSIKGGRSLLDLAAKREEPIPVFAEMGSINPVVILPKALENRQKEIAKTYASSIALGTGQFCTNPGLLLGVKSDSLSSFIKSLSHEIMKINPSCMLHPNIKKGYINNKEKVISQANISVTANYTSEIKNNYAEQAIVSVTGKDFLENPTLHLEVFGPFSMVVQCENEVELESIISKIEGQLTGTVISDDNEVSEYSEIIAALQNRVGRIIFNGVPTGVEVCESMVHGGPYPASTDSRFSAVGITSIKRWVRPFSYQDWPNNLLPKELQDDNPLSIFRIKDGIRSK, from the coding sequence ATGATTACAGGAAAAAACTACATAGGTAACCAATTATCTGCCATCGGAAATAAAACATATACTACTTTCAATCCAGAATTGAATGAAGAAAATACAACTGTTTTTACAAAAGCAACTTCAGACGAAATAAATGAAGCTGTAGCATTATCTTCAGAAGCATTTAAGGAATTTAGAAAAGTTTCTGGAGAAAGAAAAGCAGCATTTCTAAACGCAATTGCAGACGAAATTTTAACCTTGGATGATTTATTAATTCAAACATATTGTTTAGAAACAGGTTTGCCAGAAGGAAGAGCAAAAGGAGAAAGAGCTAGAACTATTGGGCAGTTAAGAAGTTTTGCAAATCTAGTAGCAGAAGGTTCTTGGGTAGAAGCAACTATAGATACAGCTCAACCAAATAGAGAACCAATGCCAAAATCTGATATCAGAAAAATGTTAATTCCTTTAGGTCCAGTTGTGGTTTTTGGAGCAAGTAATTTTCCTTTGGCGTATTCTACTGCTGGGGGAGATACAGCTGCAGCTTTAGCATCAGGTTGTCCTGTAATTGTAAAATCGCATCCAATGCATGCAGGAACTGGAGAATTAGTAGCTTCAGCAATTATAAAAGCTGCTGAAAAAACAGGAATGCCAAATGGTGTTTTTTCTAATTTAAATTCTAGCGGAATTGACGTTGGGCAACAATTAGTTTCGCATCCAAATGTAAAAGCAGTTGGATTTACAGGAAGTATAAAAGGAGGAAGATCATTGTTAGATTTAGCAGCAAAAAGAGAAGAACCAATTCCGGTTTTTGCAGAAATGGGAAGTATAAATCCTGTGGTTATTTTACCAAAGGCATTAGAAAATAGACAAAAAGAAATTGCTAAAACCTATGCAAGTTCTATAGCTTTAGGAACTGGTCAGTTTTGTACAAACCCAGGCTTGTTGTTAGGTGTAAAAAGTGATTCTTTGTCAAGTTTCATTAAAAGTCTATCACATGAAATTATGAAAATCAATCCTTCTTGTATGTTGCATCCAAATATCAAAAAAGGATATATCAATAATAAAGAAAAGGTAATTTCTCAAGCAAATATTTCTGTTACAGCTAATTATACATCAGAAATAAAAAACAATTATGCAGAACAGGCAATTGTTAGTGTTACAGGAAAAGATTTTTTAGAAAACCCAACATTACATTTAGAGGTTTTTGGCCCATTTTCTATGGTTGTTCAATGTGAAAATGAAGTTGAATTAGAATCAATAATATCAAAAATAGAAGGACAATTAACAGGAACTGTAATTTCTGATGATAATGAAGTTTCTGAATATTCAGAAATAATTGCTGCATTACAAAATAGAGTAGGACGTATTATTTTTAATGGAGTTCCAACAGGTGTAGAGGTTTGCGAATCTATGGTTCATGGAGGTCCTTATCCTGCATCTACAGATAGTAGGTTTTCTGCTGTAGGAATTACTTCAATAAAACGTTGGGTAAGACCATTCAGTTATCAAGATTGGCCTAATAATTTGTTGCCAAAAGAATTACAAGATGACAATCCGTTATCAATTTTTAGAATCAAAGACGGAATTAGATCAAAGTAA
- a CDS encoding stage II sporulation protein M produces the protein MREVAFIKQNKEKWLEFEQVISNKTKKSPDDIANLHIKIMNDLVYAQTYYPKSKVTSYLNKLAKSSFDKVYHSKRRDQNIFLYFFFDKVPLLSYQYRKFFYLSFTFFFVCFFIGLLSTFNDDSFARQILSDEYIDQTLENIESGDAMAIYKGGSNWGTFIGIYNNNQRVGLNMFLSGLFLGIGTGYYVVMNGIMVAVFQAFFYQQNSFFDSIKGIWIHGTYEIFGMIIEAATGYIIGASILFPGTLKRFESFKKGVRNAFYIFLSTIPFTIMAAFLEGYVTRYSNIMPTFFCFAIILFCLATISYYYLILPFKVARKHQLR, from the coding sequence ATGAGAGAGGTCGCTTTTATAAAGCAAAATAAAGAAAAATGGCTCGAATTTGAACAAGTTATTTCAAATAAAACGAAAAAAAGTCCAGATGACATTGCCAACTTGCATATAAAAATCATGAATGATTTGGTATATGCCCAAACCTATTACCCAAAAAGTAAGGTTACTTCGTACCTAAATAAATTAGCTAAAAGCAGTTTCGACAAAGTTTATCATTCTAAAAGAAGAGATCAAAATATATTTTTATATTTCTTTTTTGATAAAGTACCACTTCTCTCCTATCAATACAGAAAATTCTTTTATTTATCATTTACTTTTTTCTTTGTGTGCTTTTTTATCGGTTTACTTTCTACTTTTAATGATGATAGTTTTGCTAGACAAATTTTAAGTGACGAATATATAGATCAAACACTAGAAAATATAGAAAGTGGTGATGCTATGGCGATTTACAAAGGCGGTAGCAATTGGGGTACTTTTATTGGTATTTATAATAATAACCAAAGAGTTGGCCTAAATATGTTTCTTTCTGGATTGTTTCTAGGAATTGGAACAGGTTATTATGTTGTGATGAACGGAATAATGGTTGCTGTATTTCAGGCATTCTTTTACCAACAAAATAGTTTTTTTGATAGTATTAAAGGAATCTGGATTCATGGTACTTATGAAATCTTCGGAATGATTATCGAAGCTGCAACAGGTTATATTATTGGTGCAAGCATTTTGTTTCCTGGAACATTAAAAAGATTCGAATCTTTTAAAAAAGGAGTACGAAATGCTTTTTACATCTTTTTAAGTACCATACCATTTACAATTATGGCTGCTTTTTTAGAAGGTTACGTTACAAGATATTCTAATATTATGCCAACCTTTTTCTGCTTTGCAATCATTCTATTTTGCTTAGCAACCATTAGTTATTACTATTTAATTTTGCCTTTTAAAGTGGCTAGAAAACATCAATTAAGATAA
- a CDS encoding AraC family transcriptional regulator: MKVLPFKIPKPENNSLIYQEDIEVVFYDKLHQHDEIQISLIEKGKGTLLIGDSIYSYSDNDIIVIGSNLPHAFKSDKNTDETSKMMSLFFTESSFGDSFFKLKELSEVSHFFSKSLQGLKVETNKKVIIKAFKQLKEASKLNRFILFLEILKTVTISNSEPLSTFVYNKKYSDLEGKRMRNVFDYTIENARQKISLDDISKVANMTKNAFCKYFKKRTNKTYISFLTELRIENACKLLNTNTDLSINEIAFKSGFNNISNFNRQFKMKKGISPNVFRKTNL, from the coding sequence ATGAAAGTTCTACCCTTTAAAATACCAAAACCAGAGAACAACTCCTTGATTTATCAAGAAGATATTGAGGTAGTTTTTTATGATAAGTTACATCAACATGACGAAATACAGATTAGCCTTATTGAAAAAGGCAAAGGAACTCTATTAATTGGTGATAGCATTTATAGCTATAGTGATAATGATATTATTGTAATTGGAAGCAATTTACCTCACGCTTTTAAAAGTGATAAAAACACAGATGAAACCTCTAAAATGATGAGTTTGTTTTTTACTGAATCTTCTTTTGGCGATTCTTTTTTTAAGTTGAAAGAGCTTTCTGAAGTCAGTCATTTTTTTTCTAAATCGCTACAAGGTTTAAAGGTCGAAACTAATAAAAAAGTAATTATTAAGGCTTTTAAACAGTTAAAAGAAGCATCAAAATTAAATCGATTTATTTTGTTTTTAGAAATTTTAAAAACGGTTACTATTTCAAATTCAGAACCATTATCAACTTTTGTTTACAATAAAAAATACTCTGATTTAGAAGGAAAAAGAATGCGAAATGTATTTGATTATACAATAGAAAATGCGCGTCAGAAAATATCTTTAGATGACATTTCTAAAGTTGCAAATATGACAAAAAATGCGTTTTGTAAATATTTTAAAAAACGAACGAACAAGACGTACATTAGCTTTTTGACTGAATTACGAATTGAAAATGCTTGTAAATTATTAAATACTAACACGGATCTATCTATTAATGAAATTGCTTTTAAATCGGGATTTAACAATATCTCTAATTTTAACAGACAATTTAAAATGAAAAAAGGTATATCTCCAAATGTATTTAGGAAAACTAACCTATAA
- a CDS encoding MoxR family ATPase — MESLNTAQPNSSEETNNIEFKNRLDVSELQENVFKIKEQLQKVIVGQKDMLELLIVALLSDGHVLIEGVPGVAKTITAKLLSKTIAADFSRIQFTPDLMPSDILGTSVYNLQTSEFEFKKGPIFSKMILIDEINRAPAKTQAALFEVMEEKQVTIDGKTYKMEEPFMVLATQNPIEQEGTYRLPEAQLDRFLFKINVAYPNAEEEFEIILKEQALNNTTKSSKIETVISASKIKEFRNLVNQIAIEENLLKYIANIVVNTRSNSFLYLGASPRASIAILNASKAFAAINGRDFVTPEDVKKATIPVLQHRVIVTPEREMEGLGSKQIIEQIIEAVEIPR; from the coding sequence ATGGAATCTTTAAATACAGCACAACCAAATTCATCAGAAGAAACGAATAATATCGAGTTTAAAAATCGATTAGATGTAAGTGAATTACAAGAAAATGTTTTTAAAATTAAAGAACAATTGCAAAAGGTAATTGTTGGGCAAAAGGACATGTTAGAACTGTTAATTGTTGCCTTATTATCTGATGGCCACGTTTTAATTGAAGGTGTACCTGGTGTTGCCAAAACAATTACTGCAAAACTCTTATCTAAAACTATTGCTGCAGATTTTAGTAGAATTCAATTTACGCCAGATTTAATGCCTTCGGATATTTTAGGAACTTCGGTTTACAATCTACAAACCTCTGAATTTGAGTTTAAAAAAGGGCCTATTTTTTCGAAAATGATTCTTATTGATGAAATTAATCGTGCACCTGCAAAAACCCAAGCTGCTTTATTTGAAGTGATGGAAGAAAAACAGGTAACTATTGATGGTAAAACCTATAAAATGGAAGAACCTTTTATGGTTTTAGCTACGCAAAACCCTATAGAACAAGAAGGTACTTATAGATTGCCCGAAGCGCAATTAGATCGTTTTTTATTCAAAATAAATGTAGCATATCCAAATGCAGAAGAAGAATTTGAAATCATATTAAAAGAACAAGCCTTAAATAATACCACAAAATCTAGTAAAATAGAAACTGTAATTTCTGCCTCTAAAATTAAAGAATTTAGAAATTTGGTAAATCAAATAGCAATAGAAGAAAATTTATTAAAATACATTGCTAATATTGTTGTAAACACAAGATCTAATTCTTTTTTATACTTGGGCGCTTCACCAAGAGCAAGTATTGCTATCTTAAATGCATCTAAAGCATTTGCAGCCATAAATGGTAGAGATTTTGTAACACCAGAAGATGTTAAAAAAGCGACAATACCTGTTTTACAACACAGAGTTATTGTAACACCAGAAAGAGAAATGGAAGGTTTGGGAAGCAAGCAAATTATAGAGCAAATTATAGAAGCAGTAGAAATACCAAGATAA
- a CDS encoding dihydrodipicolinate synthase family protein: MNVHWNGVMPAVFTWLKESKSGSLEIDFDATQKQAAGILKVPGKGGSRMSGLVGSGTLGENSYLSNKQRLSLLKSLSEVAEEYNVPLISGATAETKEELAKIIEGLATVGVDTVMVMPPKTKEIPSEKEMYEYYALSEATAKDVGVTIMPYNNPDAAGYHSLSTDLLKRLSVLSMVTALKISTIDVSIIETLLLENKDLKILAGVDTVTVYAGLAGASGGITGVGTIFPKASVTMQECVLNGEWAEANKISQALNSLSYLDAQPLLMEYLKLAMGIHHNDVAGGLRTFGKKLTQQQIYDVRARYILAKERLEILDLIG; encoded by the coding sequence ATGAATGTACATTGGAATGGGGTAATGCCAGCAGTTTTTACATGGTTGAAAGAGTCAAAATCTGGCTCACTTGAAATTGACTTTGATGCAACACAAAAACAGGCCGCAGGTATTTTAAAAGTTCCAGGAAAAGGAGGAAGCAGAATGAGCGGACTTGTAGGTTCTGGAACTCTGGGTGAGAATAGCTATCTGAGCAACAAGCAGCGTCTTTCTTTACTTAAATCACTTTCTGAGGTTGCTGAAGAATACAATGTTCCGTTGATTAGCGGAGCAACAGCAGAAACTAAGGAAGAACTTGCCAAAATCATTGAAGGACTTGCAACTGTTGGCGTTGATACAGTCATGGTGATGCCACCAAAAACTAAGGAGATTCCTTCTGAAAAAGAAATGTATGAGTACTATGCACTTTCTGAAGCAACTGCAAAAGATGTAGGTGTAACAATTATGCCTTATAACAATCCTGATGCAGCCGGTTATCATTCGCTCTCTACAGACCTTCTTAAAAGACTTTCGGTTCTTTCTATGGTAACTGCTCTTAAAATATCGACTATAGATGTTTCAATTATTGAAACCTTGTTGTTAGAGAACAAAGATTTAAAAATTTTGGCAGGAGTAGACACCGTTACTGTATATGCAGGACTCGCTGGTGCAAGTGGAGGGATTACAGGTGTAGGTACAATTTTTCCAAAAGCAAGTGTTACTATGCAAGAGTGTGTTTTAAATGGAGAATGGGCTGAGGCAAACAAAATTTCCCAGGCTTTAAATTCATTATCATATCTGGATGCTCAGCCGCTGCTTATGGAATATCTTAAGCTTGCTATGGGAATTCATCATAATGATGTTGCTGGAGGGCTTCGTACTTTTGGTAAGAAATTAACTCAACAGCAAATTTATGATGTCCGTGCAAGATATATTCTGGCAAAAGAAAGACTTGAAATTCTGGACTTAATAGGTTAA
- a CDS encoding helix-turn-helix transcriptional regulator, which translates to MQHFKTLSSYLEYLDLPRSEHPMLSVFNSKEDGHLPCPRQSSPPITNDCYSISFKKYVEGNLNYGRTKYDFTNGALIFIAPRQVLQWDSSVVFEQKGFSINFHEDFLKGTELAEQIKKYGFFSYSVNEALHLSPKEEKQIASIVKNIEIEYQNNQDAFSKEIIISQLDTLLKYANRFYERQFLNRKEISNNLLEQFNRHLTEYLESGQLQEKGIPSIEQIADKMSFSQRYLSDTLKKETGKTTTEHLHLHLIDKAKNILLQPNKSISEVAYELGFEYPPYFSRLFKKKEGISPTEYREKYKLN; encoded by the coding sequence ATGCAACATTTTAAAACATTATCATCTTATTTAGAGTATTTAGATCTTCCTCGCTCAGAACATCCCATGTTGAGCGTTTTTAACTCTAAAGAAGATGGGCATCTGCCTTGTCCAAGACAAAGTTCGCCACCAATTACAAACGATTGTTATTCCATAAGTTTTAAAAAATATGTAGAAGGGAATTTAAACTACGGCAGAACTAAATATGATTTCACAAATGGTGCTTTGATTTTCATTGCACCAAGACAAGTCTTGCAATGGGATAGCAGCGTAGTTTTTGAACAAAAAGGGTTTTCGATAAACTTTCACGAAGATTTTTTGAAAGGCACAGAATTGGCAGAACAAATTAAAAAATATGGTTTCTTCTCGTATTCTGTAAATGAAGCTTTACACCTTTCGCCTAAAGAAGAAAAACAGATAGCATCTATTGTTAAAAATATTGAAATTGAGTATCAAAATAACCAAGATGCTTTTAGCAAAGAAATAATCATTTCGCAATTAGACACGTTATTAAAATATGCCAATCGTTTCTATGAAAGGCAATTTTTAAATAGAAAAGAAATATCCAATAATTTGTTAGAGCAATTCAATAGGCATTTAACGGAATATTTAGAGTCTGGACAATTACAAGAAAAAGGAATTCCAAGTATTGAGCAAATTGCAGATAAAATGTCCTTTTCACAACGTTATTTAAGTGACACTTTAAAAAAAGAAACAGGTAAAACTACAACCGAACATTTACACTTACACTTAATAGACAAGGCTAAAAATATACTTTTACAACCCAATAAAAGTATCTCAGAGGTGGCTTACGAATTAGGATTTGAATATCCGCCTTATTTTTCGAGACTATTTAAAAAGAAAGAAGGCATAAGTCCTACAGAATACAGAGAAAAATACAAACTAAATTAA
- a CDS encoding NAD(P)/FAD-dependent oxidoreductase — protein sequence MNKNVIIIGGGIIGLCTAYYLLEEGNQVSIIDKSNLSHGASYVNAGYITPSHFIPLAAPGMINKGIKWMFNSSSPFYIKPRLNSDFLKWAWAFKKSATTSKVEKAIPVIKAINILSRDLYEDIKASNAFSFHYERKGLLMCYKSDKVGEEEWKIGQRGIEEGLGVKKLTKEEVNVLEPNANLNIKGAIYFDSDAHMTPTDFMPEMVKYLKTKGAVFFTNEDVKDIELINGTISKIITNKQELKADEVVLSAGSWSPLLTKKLGLQIPIQAGKGYRINVNRETGITIPAILCEAKVAVTPMDGFTRFAGTMEIAGINHNINPIRIQTIANAAKNYYTDLNISKEEKEAADCGLRPCSPDGLPYIGKSSKCTNLTIAAGHAMMGWSLGPATGKLVSEIISEKKPSLDLNSFNPDRKF from the coding sequence ATGAATAAAAACGTCATCATCATTGGAGGAGGAATAATAGGTTTATGTACAGCTTATTATCTTTTAGAAGAAGGTAATCAAGTATCAATAATTGATAAATCTAATTTGTCACATGGTGCATCTTATGTTAATGCAGGTTATATAACACCTAGTCATTTTATTCCGTTAGCTGCTCCAGGGATGATTAATAAAGGGATTAAATGGATGTTTAATTCCAGTAGTCCTTTTTACATAAAACCGCGTTTAAATTCAGATTTTTTAAAATGGGCTTGGGCGTTTAAAAAATCGGCTACTACGTCAAAAGTAGAAAAAGCAATTCCAGTTATTAAAGCTATTAATATTTTAAGTAGAGATTTATATGAAGATATTAAAGCTTCTAACGCGTTTAGTTTTCATTATGAACGCAAAGGTTTGTTAATGTGCTATAAATCGGATAAAGTTGGTGAAGAAGAGTGGAAAATTGGTCAACGTGGAATTGAAGAAGGTTTAGGTGTAAAAAAATTAACTAAAGAAGAAGTTAATGTTCTGGAGCCAAATGCAAACCTGAATATTAAAGGTGCCATTTATTTTGATTCGGATGCTCATATGACTCCAACAGATTTTATGCCAGAAATGGTAAAGTATTTAAAGACAAAAGGAGCTGTTTTTTTTACCAATGAAGATGTAAAAGATATTGAATTAATAAACGGAACAATTTCAAAAATAATAACAAATAAACAAGAATTAAAAGCTGATGAAGTTGTTTTATCTGCAGGAAGTTGGAGCCCTTTATTGACTAAAAAACTAGGATTACAAATTCCTATACAAGCAGGAAAAGGATACAGAATTAATGTAAACAGAGAAACAGGAATTACAATTCCTGCAATATTATGCGAAGCAAAAGTAGCAGTTACACCAATGGACGGATTTACACGTTTTGCAGGCACGATGGAAATCGCAGGAATCAATCATAACATTAATCCAATTAGAATACAAACTATTGCCAATGCTGCAAAGAATTATTATACTGATCTGAATATTTCTAAAGAAGAAAAAGAAGCCGCAGATTGCGGTTTAAGACCTTGTTCTCCAGATGGTTTACCATATATAGGCAAATCTTCTAAGTGCACTAATTTAACAATTGCAGCAGGACATGCAATGATGGGTTGGAGTTTAGGACCAGCAACAGGTAAACTAGTTTCTGAAATAATTTCAGAAAAAAAACCTAGTTTAGATTTAAATTCTTTTAATCCAGATAGAAAATTTTAA
- a CDS encoding RDD family protein, with translation MKTLQIKTAQNININFTVANVGQRLLAFLFDNILKFAYIYFVYYVFDFQAVEETFSGDTWTVQAVGILVLIPVTFYTLYSEILMDGQTLGKKLLHVKVINVDGFKPSVSDYTMRWFLRIVDFNLFILLAVYIQSITINDSDFLLGLTFVVGKLVGLLLILFTPNNQRFGDIIANTVVIYLKDEVKFSETILEELADKYVPTYPNVIKLSDNDARIIKNTFKTAIKFNDYKTLIKLRNKIIEVTQIKSIHKSDREFISVVLKDYNFYTQNM, from the coding sequence ATGAAAACACTCCAAATAAAAACCGCACAAAATATAAATATAAATTTTACGGTAGCCAACGTTGGTCAAAGGTTATTAGCGTTTTTATTTGACAATATTCTTAAGTTTGCTTATATCTATTTTGTGTATTATGTGTTTGATTTTCAAGCGGTGGAAGAAACATTTTCTGGCGATACTTGGACGGTACAAGCGGTCGGAATTTTAGTGTTAATTCCGGTTACTTTTTACACATTATATTCAGAAATTTTAATGGACGGACAAACATTAGGGAAGAAACTTTTACATGTTAAAGTAATAAATGTAGATGGATTTAAACCTTCGGTTTCTGATTATACAATGCGTTGGTTTTTACGAATAGTAGATTTTAATTTATTTATACTCTTAGCAGTATACATTCAATCTATTACCATTAATGATTCTGATTTTCTTTTAGGATTGACATTTGTTGTAGGGAAGTTAGTAGGATTATTGTTGATATTATTTACACCCAATAATCAACGATTTGGCGATATCATTGCAAACACCGTTGTTATTTATTTAAAAGATGAAGTAAAGTTTTCTGAAACCATTTTAGAAGAATTAGCTGATAAATACGTACCAACATATCCGAACGTGATTAAATTGTCTGATAATGATGCACGAATAATTAAAAATACATTTAAGACTGCTATTAAATTTAATGATTATAAAACTTTAATAAAATTACGTAATAAAATTATAGAAGTTACGCAGATTAAATCTATTCATAAAAGTGATAGAGAGTTTATATCTGTTGTTTTAAAAGATTATAATTTTTACACTCAGAACATGTAA
- a CDS encoding SDR family oxidoreductase has translation MNTNQFGKKGWTPDRIEKLYGKTYVITGTTSGTGFEAAKILLSKGARVVMLNRNPKKAENTIAMLKQEMGNDIDVINLQMDLSMQVSVKKAAAEVLKTVSQIDALICNAAIAQVPKQTLTIDGWESQMGTNYFGNWTLQALLFPLIEKSKGRIVTVGSMGYDMGIKTIKFEDLNWDKDYTPNNAYSQSKLAQIMSMYELQDRLKAAEKTEVKAYACHPGSSRTNLINTSGSFMMKFIFNLMKLSPLTQSAEKGAYPQLMCATEPNLDQSGFYGPTGRSNWVGPVGAHKIEPHAKDKAVAKRLWKISEKETGVKWNI, from the coding sequence ATGAATACAAATCAATTTGGTAAAAAAGGTTGGACACCAGACAGGATTGAAAAATTATATGGTAAAACATACGTTATAACAGGAACTACAAGCGGAACAGGATTTGAAGCAGCGAAAATATTACTATCAAAAGGTGCAAGAGTGGTTATGCTTAATAGAAATCCTAAAAAAGCAGAAAACACTATTGCAATGTTGAAACAAGAAATGGGAAATGATATTGATGTAATAAACCTTCAAATGGATTTGTCTATGCAAGTTTCTGTAAAAAAAGCAGCAGCAGAAGTGTTAAAAACAGTTTCTCAAATAGATGCGCTTATTTGTAATGCAGCAATTGCCCAAGTACCTAAACAAACCCTTACAATAGACGGTTGGGAAAGCCAGATGGGAACGAATTATTTCGGAAATTGGACATTGCAAGCTTTATTGTTTCCTCTTATTGAAAAATCTAAAGGACGTATTGTAACCGTTGGAAGTATGGGGTACGATATGGGCATTAAAACCATAAAATTTGAGGACTTAAATTGGGATAAAGACTATACGCCTAACAATGCTTATAGTCAAAGTAAATTGGCTCAAATAATGTCAATGTACGAATTACAAGATAGATTAAAAGCAGCAGAAAAAACAGAAGTTAAAGCCTATGCGTGTCATCCTGGTTCTTCGAGAACCAACTTGATAAACACAAGTGGTAGTTTTATGATGAAATTCATCTTTAATTTGATGAAATTATCTCCATTAACACAGTCAGCAGAAAAAGGGGCTTATCCGCAATTAATGTGTGCAACAGAACCAAATTTAGACCAAAGCGGTTTTTATGGACCAACAGGAAGAAGCAATTGGGTAGGACCAGTTGGCGCTCACAAAATAGAACCGCACGCTAAAGATAAAGCAGTGGCAAAGCGTCTATGGAAAATTTCTGAAAAAGAGACAGGTGTAAAATGGAATATTTAA